A region from the Brassica napus cultivar Da-Ae chromosome C8, Da-Ae, whole genome shotgun sequence genome encodes:
- the LOC106397884 gene encoding mitogen-activated protein kinase 13 yields the protein MENMEDGGILTYNGRYVMYNVLGNLFELSSKYIPPIQPVGRGAYGIVCCATNSETNEEVAIKKIANAFDNRVDAKRTLREIKLLCHMDHDNVIKMKDIIEPPEKYRFEDVYIVYELMDTDLHQIIRSSQTLTDDHCQFFLYQILRGLKYIHSANVLHRDLKPSNLVLNTSCDLKICDFGLARTSTETDMMTEYVVTRWYRAPELLLNCSEYTGAIDIWSVGCIFMEILRRETLFPGKDYVQQLKLITELLGSPEDSDLDFLRSDNARKYLRNLPRVQKQSFREKFPDISPMALDLAEKMLVFDPSKRITVEEALKHPYLASLHEINEEPTCPSPFNFDFEETTLDEQDIKELIWRESLHFKNKQSPMIQDP from the exons ATGGAGAACATGGAAGATGGAGGAATCTTGACATACAATGGTAGATATGTTATGTATAACGTACTCGGTAACCTTTTTGAGCTCTCTTCAAAATACATTCCTCCTATTCAACCTGTGGGTCGAGGTGCCTATGGTATTGTCTG CTGTGCTACAAACTCAGAGACAAACGAAGAGGTTGCTATAAAGAAGATAGCAAACGCTTTTGACAACAGAGTTGATGCTAAAAGAACTCTCCGGGAGATCAAACTCCTTTGCCACATGGATCACGATAAT GTTATCAAAATGAAAGATATAATCGAGCCACCAGAGAAATATAGGTTTGAAGATGTGTATATCGTTTATGAATTAATGGATACTGATTTGCACCAGATCATAAGATCTAGTCAAACTCTGACCGATGACCATTGTCAG ttCTTCCTTTACCAAATTTTGAGAGGCTTGAAGTACATACACTCTGCGAATGTACTACACCGTGACTTGAAACCGAGCAACTTGGTTCTAAACACGAGTTGTGATCTTAAAATATGTGATTTTGGGCTTGCAAGAACGTCAACAGAGACAGACATGATGACAGAATATGTAGTAACAAGATGGTACCGTGCACCTGAATTGCTTCTCAACTGCTCGGAATACACAGGAGCTATTGATATATGGTCTGTTGGTTGCATTTTCATGGAGATACTCAGAAGAGAAACGCTTTTCCCTGGTAAGGATTATGTTCAACAGCTGAAACTTATCACTGAG CTCTTAGGTTCACCAGAGGACTCTGATCTTGACTTCTTGAGAAGTGATAATGCGCGAAAGTACTTAAGAAATCTCCCACGTGTTCAAAAACAATCATTCAGAGAAAAGTTCCCTGACATTTCACCAATGGCTTTAGATCTTGCTGAGAAGATGCTTGTTTTTGATCCTTCCAAACGCATCACAG TGGAGGAAGCATTGAAGCATCCTTATTTGGCTAGTCTCCATGAGATCAATGAAGAACCAACGTGTCCTTCTCCTTTTAACTTTGACTTTGAGGAGACAACTTTGGATGAACAAGACATCAAGGAACTTATCTGGAGAGAGTCTTTACACTTCAAGAATAAGCAATCTCCCATGATTCAAGACCCTTAA
- the LOC106397504 gene encoding probable serine/threonine-protein kinase PBL5, protein MMGCFGRSEKPSKRSETNKGRNKDTLRNKNTIGCSSITNKRDDQTHPCSDSLKVSPYRDVNNGVGKAEDQLALDAKRLNLNNQATGKKPQTFTFQELAAATGNFSSDCFLGEGGFGKVFKGKLEKLDQVVAIKQLDRNGPQGIREFVVEVLTLSLADHPNLVKLIGFCAEGDQRLLVYEYMPLGSLEDHLHDLPPGQKPLDWNTRMKIAAGAARGLEYLHDRMKPPVIYRDLKCSNILLGEDYQPKLSDFGLAKVGPSGDKTHVSTRVMGTYGYCAPDYAMTGQLTFKSDIYSFGVVLLELITGRKAIDTTKPRKDQNLVGWARQLFKDRRNFPKMVDPLLQGQYPGRGLYQALAISAMCVQEQPSMRPVVSDVVSALNFLASSKYDPTSPSSSSSRRRNTYRDDEEKRRDLSKETESEGNQIKFLASPRQMVDTCMYKNTKQ, encoded by the exons ATGATGGGTTGTTTCGGCCGCAGTGAGAAACCGAGCAAACGATCGGAGACCAACAAAGGGAGAAACAAGGATACTCTGAGAAATAAGAACACCATCGGCTGTAGCAGCATCACTAACAAGCGAGATGATCAGACTCACCCCTGTTCAG ATTCGTTAAAAGTCAGTCCATATCGAGATGTAAACAATGGAGTTGGTAAGGCGGAGGATCAGCTAGCTCTTGACGCGAAGCGTTTGAATCTAAATAACCAAGCCACGGGGAAGAAACCACAGACTTTTACATTCCAAGAACTTGCAGCTGCCACAGGGAACTTCAGTTCAGATTGTTTTCTTGGCGAAGGAGGGTTTGGCAAAGTTTTCAAGGGAAAACTCGAGAAACTCGATCAG GTTGTTGCTATCAAGCAACTCGACCGTAACGGGCCTCAAGGAATCAGGGAGTTTGTGGTTGAGGTATTGACATTAAGTCTTGCTGACCATCCCAACCTCGTGAAGCTTATAGGGTTTTGCGCTGAGGGTGATCAGAGACTATTGGTCTACGAGTACATGCCTCTAGGATCTCTTGAAGACCATCTACACG ATCTCCCTCCTGGTCAAAAACCACTTGACTGGAACACTCGGATGAAAATAGCAGCTGGTGCAGCAAGAGGTCTGGAGTATCTTCACGATAGAATGAAGCCACCTGTGATCTACCGGGACCTCAAGTGCTCGAATATCTTGCTTGGTGAAGACTACCAACCAAAGCTATCAGACTTTGGGCTTGCGAAAGTTGGACCAAGCGGGGATAAAACACATGTCTCCACAAGGGTTATGGGAACGTACGGATACTGTGCTCCTGACTACGCTATGACGGGGCAGCTCACGTTTAAATCCGATATATACAGTTTTGGAGTAGTCCTTCTGGAGCTTATCACTGGAAGGAAAGCAATTGATACTACAAAACCGCGTAAAGATCAGAACTTGGTCGGATGG GCACGACAGTTGTTTAAAGACAGGAGGAACTTCCCGAAAATGGTTGACCCGTTGCTTCAGGGACAATACCCTGGGAGAGGATTGTACCAAGCACTTGCAATATCAGCAATGTGTGTTCAGGAGCAGCCGAGCATGAGGCCTGTTGTATCCGATGTAGTGTCGGCTCTCAACTTCTTAGCCTCTTCTAAATATGATCCAACCAGCcctagcagcagcagcagcaggagGAGGAACACTTATAGAGATGATGAAGAGAAAAGACGGGACCTCTCGAAAGAAACAGAATCTGAAGGAAATCAAATCAAGTTTTTGGCTTCACCAAGACAAATGGTGGACACATGCAtgtataaaaatacaaaacagtAA
- the LOC106397506 gene encoding 39S ribosomal protein L47, mitochondrial, which translates to MFLTRFIGRRFLAVAASTRSESSTAAGAAAASTARIAKNPLEEFFEFDRSQDEDKPVVYGRGWKASELRLKSWDDLQKLWYVLLKEKNMLMTQRQMLQAQNMMFPNPERIPKVRRSMCRIKHVLTERAIEEPDPRRSAEMKRMVNAM; encoded by the exons ATGTTTCTCACGAGATTTATCGGGAGGAGGTTCTTGGCGGTGGCTGCATCGACGAGATCGGAGTCAAGTACTGCAGCAGGAGCTGCTGCTGCTTCGACTGCTAGGATTGCTAAGAACCCTCTGGAAGAGTTCTTTGAGTTCGATAGAAGCCAGGACGAAGATAAACCTGTTGTCTACG GTCGAGGATGGAAAGCATCGGAGCTGCGGCTCAAGTCATGGGATGATCTTCAGAAGCTGTGGTACGTTCTTCTCAAAGAGAAGAACATGTTGATGACTCAGCGTCAGATGCTTCAAGCTCAGAACATGATGTTTCCTAACCCCGAACGCATTCCAAAG GTGAGGAGATCAATGTGCCGCATAAAGCATGTGCTGACAGAGAGGGCGATTGAAGAACCCGACCCCAGAAGATCAGCCGAGATGAAGAGAATGGTCAATGCTATGTGA
- the LOC106400031 gene encoding histone H4 — MSGRGKGGKGLGKGGAKRHRKVLRDNIQGITKPAIRRLARRGGVKRISGLIYEETRGVLKIFLENVIRDAVTYTEHARRKTVTAMDVVYALKRQGRTLYGFGG, encoded by the coding sequence ATGTCGGGAAGAGGAAAAGGAGGGAAAGGATTGGGAAAGGGAGGAGCGAAGAGGCACAGGAAGGTGCTTAGGGATAACATCCAAGGTATCACCAAGCCTGCCATCCGTCGTCTTGCTCGCAGAGGCGGTGTCAAGCGTATTAGCGGTTTGATCTACGAGGAGACAAGAGGAGTCCTCAAGATCTTTCTCGAGAATGTCATCCGCGACGCTGTTACATACACCGAGCACGCTAGGAGGAAGACTGTTACGGCTATGGATGTGGTTTACGCGTTGAAGAGGCAAGGACGCACTCTCTACGGTTTCGGCGGTTAA
- the LOC106400030 gene encoding calcium-transporting ATPase 4, endoplasmic reticulum-type-like isoform X2, with protein MGKGGEDLGINKQTSGSESSNSEPWAKDVRECEDHFGVSVEKGLTTDDVAKRHQIYGLNELEKPEGTSLFKLILEQFNDTLVRILLAAAVISFVLAFVDGDEGGEMGITAFVEPLVIFLILIVNAVVGIWQETNAEKALEALKEIQSQQATVTRDGVKLSSLPAKELVPGDVVELRVGDKVPADMRVVRLISSTLRVEQGSLTGESEAVSKTTKAVEENADIQGKKCIVFAGTTVVNGSCVCLVTHTGMSTEIGRVHSQIQEASQHEEDTPLKKKLNEFGEALTMIIGLICALVWLINVKYFLSWESVDGWPRNFKFSFEKCTYYFEIAVALAVAAIPEGLPAVITTCLALGTRKMAQKNALVRKLPSVETLGCTTVICSDKTGTLTTNQMAVSKLVAMGSRIGTLRSFNVEGTSFDPRDGKIEDWPVGRMDTNLQMIAKIAAICNDANVEQSENQFVARGMPTEAALKVLVEKMGFPEGANKASSLANGCCRLWSELEQRIATLEFDRDRKSMGVMVDSSSGTKLLLVKGAVENVLERSTHIQLLDGSTQELDQYSRDLILQSLHDMSMSALRCLGFAYSDVPSDFATYDGSEDHPAHQQLLNPSNYSSIESNLTFVGFVGLRDPPRKEVRQAIADCRTAGIRVMVITGDNKSTAEAICREIGVFEADEDISTRSLTGKEFMDVKDQKNHLRQSGGLLFSRAEPKHKQEIVRLLKEDGEVVAMTGDGVNDAPALKLADIGVAMGISGTEVAKEASDMVLADDNFSTIVAAVGEGRSIYNNMKAFIRYMISSNIGEVASIFLTAALGIPEGMIPVQLLWVNLVTDGPPATALGFNPPDKDIMKKPPRRSDDSLITAWILFRYLVIGMYVGVATVGVFIIWYTHSSFMGIDLSQDGHSLVSYSQLAHWGQCSSWEGFKVSPFTAGSQTFSFESNPCEYFHQGKIKASTLSLSVLVAIEMFNSLNALSEDGSLVTMPPWVNPWLLLAMAVSFGLHFVILYVPFLAQVFGIVPLSLNEWLLVLAVSLPVILIDEVLKFVGRLTSGYRYSPRTPPAKQKTE; from the exons ATGGGGAAAGGAGGCGAAGACTTGGGGATTAATAAGCAAACGAGCGGCTCCGAATCGTCAAACTCCGAACCTTGGGCTAAAGACGTTAGAGAATGCGAAGATCACTTCGGCGTCAGTGTTGAGAAAGGGCTAACCACCGATGACGTGGCGAAGCGTCATCAGATCTACGGTTTGAACGAGTTAGAGAAGCCTGAGGGAACGTCGCTCTTTAAGTTGATTCTGGAGCAGTTCAACGATACTCTAGTTCGCATTCTCTTGGCGGCGGCTGTTATCTCCTTCGTGTTAGCCTTTGTTGATGGCGACGAAGGCGGTGAGATGGGGATCACGGCCTTCGTCGAGCCGCTCGTGATCTTCCTGATCTTGATCGTGAACGCAGTCGTTGGGATCTGGCAAGAGACTAATGCTGAGAAGGCCTTGGAGGCTCTGAAGGAGATTCAGTCTCAGCAGGCGACTGTGACGCGCGACGGGGTTAAGCTGTCTAGCTTACCTGCTAAGGAGCTTGTTCCTGGCGACGTTGTGGAGCTCAGGGTGGGTGATAAGGTCCCTGCTGATATGCGTGTGGTGAGGTTGATCAGCTCTACGCTGAGAGTTGAGCAGGGGTCTTTGACGGGAGAGAGCGAGGCGGTTAGTAAGACTACCAAGGCTGTGGAGGAGAATGCAGATATTCAGGGGAAGAAATGTATCGTGTTTGCAGGGACGACGGTTGTTAACGGGAGCTGTGTTTGTTTGGTTACTCACACTGGGATGAGTACCGAGATCGGGAGGGTGCATTCGCAGATTCAAGAAGCTTCGCAGCACGAGGAAGACACTCctctgaagaagaagctcaaCGAGTTCGGAGAAGCGCTGACGATGATCATTGGTTTAATCTGCGCGTTGGTTTGGCTCATTAACGTGAAATACTTTCTCTCCTGGGAGTCTGTTGATGGCTGGCCGAGAAACTTTAAGTTCTCCTTCGAGAAGTGCACGTACTACTTCGAGATTGCTGTTGCGTTGGCCGTTGCTGCTATTCCGGAAGGTCTTCCAGCGGTTATTACGACTTGTTTGGCTCTTGGGACGCGGAAGATGGCTCAGAAGAATGCTCTGGTTAGGAAGTTGCCTAGCGTGGAGACGCTTGGCTGCACGACGGTTATATGTTCTGATAAAACTGGGACTCTGACGACTAATCAGATGGCTGTTTCGAAGCTTGTTGCTATGGGTTCTAGAATTGGGACTCTTCGGTCTTTTAATGTTGAGGGGACTTCTTTTGATCCTCGAGATGGGAAGATTGAAGATTGGCCTGTGGGTAGGATGGATACAAATCTTCAGATGATTGCCAAAATTGCTGCTATTTGTAATGATGCGAATGTTGAGCAATCTGAGAATCAGTTTGTTGCTAGGGGCATGCCTACTGAGGCAGCTTTGAAG GTTTTGGTTGAGAAAATGGGGTTCCCAGAAGGAGCTAATAAAGCCTCATCTTTGGCTAATG GTTGTTGTCGGTTATGGAGTGAACTAGAGCAACGGATTGCCACTCTTGAGTTTGACCGAGACAGGAAATCAATGGGAGTTATGGTGGATTCCAGCTCAGGAACGAAACTGTTACTGGTCAAG GGTGCCGTTGAGAATGTATTGGAAAGGAGTACGCATATTCAGTTACTTGATGGTTCAACTCAAGAGCTTGACCAGTACTCAAGGGACCTTATTCTACAAAGCCTACATGATATGTCCATGAGTGCATTAAGGTGTCTCGGATTCGCCTACTCTGATGTTCCATCAGACTTCGCTACTTATGATGGCAGCGAAGACCATCCTGCTCACCAGCAACTCCTCAACCCATCCAATTATTCTTCTATTGAGTCCAATCTAACATTTGTTGGATTTGTTGGTCTAAGG GATCCTCCGAGGAAAGAGGTGCGTCAAGCCATTGCAGACTGCAGAACAGCAGGTATCCGAGTCATGGTCATAACTGGAGACAACAAGAGCACCGCGGAAGCAATCTGCCGTGAGATTGGAGTGTTTGAGGCAGATGAAGATATCTCCACCAGAAGCTTGACTGGAAAAGAGTTTATGGATGTTAAAGATCAGAAGAATCATCTGAGGCAAAGTGGAGGGCTCTTGTTCTCTAGAGCTGAACCAAAGCACAAGCAAGAGATTGTTAGGTTGCTCAAAGAAGATGGAGAAGTGGTTGCCATGACTGGAGATGGAGTCAATGATGCTCCTGCACTTAAGTTGGCTGATATAGGTGTGGCTATGGGTATCTCTGGCACAGAG GTAGCAAAGGAGGCATCAGACATGGTGTTAGCAGATGATAACTTCAGCACTATTGTGGCAGCTGTTGGTGAAGGCAGGTCCATCTATAACAACATGAAGGCTTTCATCAG GTACATGATCTCTTCCAACATTGGTGAGGTTGCATCAATATTCTTGACAGCTGCACTTGGAATCCCAGAAGGCATGATCCCAGTTCAGCTTCTGTGGGTGAATCTCGTAACAGACGGTCCTCCAGCTACTGCTTTGGGATTCAATCCCCCTGACAAGGATATCATGAAGAAGCCTCCTCGCAGAAGCGATGACTCGCTTATCACTGCCTGGATCCTCTTCCGCTATCTG GTGATTGGTATGTACGTGGGAGTAGCGACGGTGGGAGTATTCATCATATGGTACACACACAGCAGCTTCATGGGCATAGACCTGAGCCAAGACGGTCACAGCCTTGTGAGCTACTCACAGCTAGCTCACTGGGGGCAGTGCTCATCATGGGAAGGCTTCAAAGTGTCTCCTTTCACAGCCGGCTCTCAGACATTCTCCTTCGAGTCGAACCCGTGCGAGTACTTCCATCAGGGGAAGATCAAAGCGTCCACGCTCTCCCTCTCGGTGTTGGTGGCTATTGAGATGTTCAACTCACTGAACGCGCTCTCGGAGGACGGGAGCCTTGTGACGATGCCGCCGTGGGTGAACCCGTGGCTGCTCTTGGCGATGGCGGTGTCGTTTGGGCTGCATTTTGTGATACTGTACGTGCCGTTCTTGGCGCAGGTGTTTGGGATTGTGCCGCTGAGTTTGAACGAGTGGCTGCTGGTGTTGGCTGTGTCGCTTCCGGTGATTCTGATAGATGAAGTTCTCAAGTTTGTAGGGAGGTTGACCAGTGGTTATCGGTACTCACCTCGCACTCCTCCTGCGAAGCAAAAGACGGAGTAG
- the LOC106400030 gene encoding calcium-transporting ATPase 4, endoplasmic reticulum-type-like isoform X1: MGKGGEDLGINKQTSGSESSNSEPWAKDVRECEDHFGVSVEKGLTTDDVAKRHQIYGLNELEKPEGTSLFKLILEQFNDTLVRILLAAAVISFVLAFVDGDEGGEMGITAFVEPLVIFLILIVNAVVGIWQETNAEKALEALKEIQSQQATVTRDGVKLSSLPAKELVPGDVVELRVGDKVPADMRVVRLISSTLRVEQGSLTGESEAVSKTTKAVEENADIQGKKCIVFAGTTVVNGSCVCLVTHTGMSTEIGRVHSQIQEASQHEEDTPLKKKLNEFGEALTMIIGLICALVWLINVKYFLSWESVDGWPRNFKFSFEKCTYYFEIAVALAVAAIPEGLPAVITTCLALGTRKMAQKNALVRKLPSVETLGCTTVICSDKTGTLTTNQMAVSKLVAMGSRIGTLRSFNVEGTSFDPRDGKIEDWPVGRMDTNLQMIAKIAAICNDANVEQSENQFVARGMPTEAALKVLVEKMGFPEGANKASSLANGDVLRCCRLWSELEQRIATLEFDRDRKSMGVMVDSSSGTKLLLVKGAVENVLERSTHIQLLDGSTQELDQYSRDLILQSLHDMSMSALRCLGFAYSDVPSDFATYDGSEDHPAHQQLLNPSNYSSIESNLTFVGFVGLRDPPRKEVRQAIADCRTAGIRVMVITGDNKSTAEAICREIGVFEADEDISTRSLTGKEFMDVKDQKNHLRQSGGLLFSRAEPKHKQEIVRLLKEDGEVVAMTGDGVNDAPALKLADIGVAMGISGTEVAKEASDMVLADDNFSTIVAAVGEGRSIYNNMKAFIRYMISSNIGEVASIFLTAALGIPEGMIPVQLLWVNLVTDGPPATALGFNPPDKDIMKKPPRRSDDSLITAWILFRYLVIGMYVGVATVGVFIIWYTHSSFMGIDLSQDGHSLVSYSQLAHWGQCSSWEGFKVSPFTAGSQTFSFESNPCEYFHQGKIKASTLSLSVLVAIEMFNSLNALSEDGSLVTMPPWVNPWLLLAMAVSFGLHFVILYVPFLAQVFGIVPLSLNEWLLVLAVSLPVILIDEVLKFVGRLTSGYRYSPRTPPAKQKTE, translated from the exons ATGGGGAAAGGAGGCGAAGACTTGGGGATTAATAAGCAAACGAGCGGCTCCGAATCGTCAAACTCCGAACCTTGGGCTAAAGACGTTAGAGAATGCGAAGATCACTTCGGCGTCAGTGTTGAGAAAGGGCTAACCACCGATGACGTGGCGAAGCGTCATCAGATCTACGGTTTGAACGAGTTAGAGAAGCCTGAGGGAACGTCGCTCTTTAAGTTGATTCTGGAGCAGTTCAACGATACTCTAGTTCGCATTCTCTTGGCGGCGGCTGTTATCTCCTTCGTGTTAGCCTTTGTTGATGGCGACGAAGGCGGTGAGATGGGGATCACGGCCTTCGTCGAGCCGCTCGTGATCTTCCTGATCTTGATCGTGAACGCAGTCGTTGGGATCTGGCAAGAGACTAATGCTGAGAAGGCCTTGGAGGCTCTGAAGGAGATTCAGTCTCAGCAGGCGACTGTGACGCGCGACGGGGTTAAGCTGTCTAGCTTACCTGCTAAGGAGCTTGTTCCTGGCGACGTTGTGGAGCTCAGGGTGGGTGATAAGGTCCCTGCTGATATGCGTGTGGTGAGGTTGATCAGCTCTACGCTGAGAGTTGAGCAGGGGTCTTTGACGGGAGAGAGCGAGGCGGTTAGTAAGACTACCAAGGCTGTGGAGGAGAATGCAGATATTCAGGGGAAGAAATGTATCGTGTTTGCAGGGACGACGGTTGTTAACGGGAGCTGTGTTTGTTTGGTTACTCACACTGGGATGAGTACCGAGATCGGGAGGGTGCATTCGCAGATTCAAGAAGCTTCGCAGCACGAGGAAGACACTCctctgaagaagaagctcaaCGAGTTCGGAGAAGCGCTGACGATGATCATTGGTTTAATCTGCGCGTTGGTTTGGCTCATTAACGTGAAATACTTTCTCTCCTGGGAGTCTGTTGATGGCTGGCCGAGAAACTTTAAGTTCTCCTTCGAGAAGTGCACGTACTACTTCGAGATTGCTGTTGCGTTGGCCGTTGCTGCTATTCCGGAAGGTCTTCCAGCGGTTATTACGACTTGTTTGGCTCTTGGGACGCGGAAGATGGCTCAGAAGAATGCTCTGGTTAGGAAGTTGCCTAGCGTGGAGACGCTTGGCTGCACGACGGTTATATGTTCTGATAAAACTGGGACTCTGACGACTAATCAGATGGCTGTTTCGAAGCTTGTTGCTATGGGTTCTAGAATTGGGACTCTTCGGTCTTTTAATGTTGAGGGGACTTCTTTTGATCCTCGAGATGGGAAGATTGAAGATTGGCCTGTGGGTAGGATGGATACAAATCTTCAGATGATTGCCAAAATTGCTGCTATTTGTAATGATGCGAATGTTGAGCAATCTGAGAATCAGTTTGTTGCTAGGGGCATGCCTACTGAGGCAGCTTTGAAG GTTTTGGTTGAGAAAATGGGGTTCCCAGAAGGAGCTAATAAAGCCTCATCTTTGGCTAATGGTGATGTCTTAC GTTGTTGTCGGTTATGGAGTGAACTAGAGCAACGGATTGCCACTCTTGAGTTTGACCGAGACAGGAAATCAATGGGAGTTATGGTGGATTCCAGCTCAGGAACGAAACTGTTACTGGTCAAG GGTGCCGTTGAGAATGTATTGGAAAGGAGTACGCATATTCAGTTACTTGATGGTTCAACTCAAGAGCTTGACCAGTACTCAAGGGACCTTATTCTACAAAGCCTACATGATATGTCCATGAGTGCATTAAGGTGTCTCGGATTCGCCTACTCTGATGTTCCATCAGACTTCGCTACTTATGATGGCAGCGAAGACCATCCTGCTCACCAGCAACTCCTCAACCCATCCAATTATTCTTCTATTGAGTCCAATCTAACATTTGTTGGATTTGTTGGTCTAAGG GATCCTCCGAGGAAAGAGGTGCGTCAAGCCATTGCAGACTGCAGAACAGCAGGTATCCGAGTCATGGTCATAACTGGAGACAACAAGAGCACCGCGGAAGCAATCTGCCGTGAGATTGGAGTGTTTGAGGCAGATGAAGATATCTCCACCAGAAGCTTGACTGGAAAAGAGTTTATGGATGTTAAAGATCAGAAGAATCATCTGAGGCAAAGTGGAGGGCTCTTGTTCTCTAGAGCTGAACCAAAGCACAAGCAAGAGATTGTTAGGTTGCTCAAAGAAGATGGAGAAGTGGTTGCCATGACTGGAGATGGAGTCAATGATGCTCCTGCACTTAAGTTGGCTGATATAGGTGTGGCTATGGGTATCTCTGGCACAGAG GTAGCAAAGGAGGCATCAGACATGGTGTTAGCAGATGATAACTTCAGCACTATTGTGGCAGCTGTTGGTGAAGGCAGGTCCATCTATAACAACATGAAGGCTTTCATCAG GTACATGATCTCTTCCAACATTGGTGAGGTTGCATCAATATTCTTGACAGCTGCACTTGGAATCCCAGAAGGCATGATCCCAGTTCAGCTTCTGTGGGTGAATCTCGTAACAGACGGTCCTCCAGCTACTGCTTTGGGATTCAATCCCCCTGACAAGGATATCATGAAGAAGCCTCCTCGCAGAAGCGATGACTCGCTTATCACTGCCTGGATCCTCTTCCGCTATCTG GTGATTGGTATGTACGTGGGAGTAGCGACGGTGGGAGTATTCATCATATGGTACACACACAGCAGCTTCATGGGCATAGACCTGAGCCAAGACGGTCACAGCCTTGTGAGCTACTCACAGCTAGCTCACTGGGGGCAGTGCTCATCATGGGAAGGCTTCAAAGTGTCTCCTTTCACAGCCGGCTCTCAGACATTCTCCTTCGAGTCGAACCCGTGCGAGTACTTCCATCAGGGGAAGATCAAAGCGTCCACGCTCTCCCTCTCGGTGTTGGTGGCTATTGAGATGTTCAACTCACTGAACGCGCTCTCGGAGGACGGGAGCCTTGTGACGATGCCGCCGTGGGTGAACCCGTGGCTGCTCTTGGCGATGGCGGTGTCGTTTGGGCTGCATTTTGTGATACTGTACGTGCCGTTCTTGGCGCAGGTGTTTGGGATTGTGCCGCTGAGTTTGAACGAGTGGCTGCTGGTGTTGGCTGTGTCGCTTCCGGTGATTCTGATAGATGAAGTTCTCAAGTTTGTAGGGAGGTTGACCAGTGGTTATCGGTACTCACCTCGCACTCCTCCTGCGAAGCAAAAGACGGAGTAG